The following coding sequences lie in one Rutidosis leptorrhynchoides isolate AG116_Rl617_1_P2 chromosome 4, CSIRO_AGI_Rlap_v1, whole genome shotgun sequence genomic window:
- the LOC139845201 gene encoding protein CURLY FLAG LEAF 1-like: MTAPNTATTTTTISALLERSLERFSLNHHNATNRSAVEESPTTHSNRSTNSPDATLELNSNTTLPYHWEQCLDLKTREMYYINWTTGMKTKEDPRMVDDGFWGYFYSDDNDNDDDDDDDDDDDDDDDNDEAEEESSYDGTEESSVESSPAVSSLRKQKRIEEDEDECCLIENNDNDNNRSNSNVLVVAGCKGCFMYFMVPKQVEDCPKCCAQLLHFDRSSDDSSY, encoded by the exons ATGACAGCACCaaacaccgccaccaccaccaccactatcagTGCATTGCTTGAAAGATCTCTTGAAAGATTCTCTTTAAACCACCATAACGCCACCAACAGGTCCGCCGTCGAGGAGTCCCCGACCACCCATTCCAACCGGTCTACAAATTCTCCTGATGCTACGTTGGAACTCAATTCTAATACCACACTACCTTATCATTGGGAACAATGCCTCGACTTAAAG aCACGGGAGATGTATTACATAAATTGGACAACTGGCATGAAAACTAAAGAGGATCCACGAATGGTGGATGATGGTTTTTGGGGGTATTTTTATAGCGATGACaatgacaatgatgatgatgatgatgatgatgatgatgatgatgatgatgatgacaatgatGAGGCCGAGGAGGAAAGCTCGTATGACGGTACTGAAGAATCGTCTGTAGAGTCATCCCCGGCCGTTTCATCGTTAAGAAAACAAAAACGAatcgaagaagatgaagatgaatgttGCTTAATtgagaataatgataatgataataataggagTAATAGTAATGTATTAGTTGTGGCTGGATGCAAGGGTTGTTTTATGTACTTCATGGTGCCCAAACAAGTGGAAGATTGCCCCAAATGTTGTGCTCAACTACTTCATTTTGACCGATCATCAGATGATAGTAGTTATTAA